From a single Porites lutea chromosome 10, jaPorLute2.1, whole genome shotgun sequence genomic region:
- the LOC140949735 gene encoding uncharacterized protein, which produces MKKQERKKRREVLRPSPNEEATILQSDKEKRKKLRLKQVREQEKAFSRKLLEDVRKRKTVETKHLASHLKSQWENEQNLKRSLLERKYQENLAEIGLAHQTASEDQTSYTKPELSEEEKHRASERYKKALEQLMYDRAKSTQSERERAEVRQQALETERLRAAKIAALPPPKDPIADLYLRKGQKTHEQNVDSFSTTRFHLHPSVHVERDLDPNQKDAGQVALDEEERLRMLLEDAQRNKVEQTEKARLRHKHALEMLQLEEDHKKLMEELGQLERHDRQRRQEAVAKIPVRIFQPPHKRLEDAEDRQRDLEQAFEDMYMMQTGYTGDLTVALEPPENLMAAVSEDSATSGSYSHRLAPSAVRPGRRPESDGHRSEPEKETEEALPRDNVPKAQTEDPLRRLLQRIERQRDQWKRSQLIEEPQPTAAASTDIPRTLPSTKPSSEEQGYRVPETIPFSTSPESLAEAELSGEEADGREHAVDAADEPRPEDMLGPVVSDAPHPPMDGIRTLLHPLEAAQRSRTTTPSERAVTHQEALLEQQKLKLKLQQQTLLQQQLEQQIQDYQRQLADIYGTTGAPAGPLPSRTLRAPDEHMPLEEPFPSEAPYEGVASLEDFGPRSGQTSQALPTVVPTITSHEGSPLMSDVLESSTLSSATSNEAEAALPSEFERTLAAARATADRAAEMRQRERDVLQELSRAALEDVPFSSHTHSERDASPRSTPTLQSQELVNISTPSTLSLSVTLSSDPSVTAAASHTVTSRFSDHALHSSSQPRRIPFPNVGDTASVTATTSLLTKTSQYLGLSREPSSNIRSFPVLTSGSDVQTRFSVVTPSSVSSIRAVTEPSRINPLTFATTSLSGGATAVSHSSASQLASPVYSTGYLDYYKQKIEEERQLFEAQRKRIRRYSDKFKSSSYESPGSQTYKAPVISNSNASQSEPHLSSPFLSNLRGADAGVLGLDQNKENQGLIANSVGIRGQDRLRDISQRLNTLEKTLTTNSSSIAVTSANYTSKPGSTSGWSYGSSTEYLSLPRNTAGRHFLGSAGSTLSSLSELTEMMTRLTSTSDESDDKSLRAGARSGPLSVMSKGPLDVAHSHAPKEPSAEFSSANGPAGILSGSRWTRGSDGKPWYVLSRSSTLPSAGTLGRDAVLPEMEEEDNVFPEVTGYKSPLSGSEETGSTTSVRLGAAEKLDDSSSASGVNVLMSSTISSASSGSLADSPKVSDVQGDSSSLSSTGK; this is translated from the exons GTCAGAGAGCAGGAGAAAGCTTTTTCTCGAAAGTTGCTGGAAGAtgtgaggaaaagaaaaactgttgaAACAAAACACCTTGCTTCCCACCTCAAG AGCCAATGGGAGAATGAGCAAAATTTGAAACGGTCACTGCTTGAaagaaaatatcaagaaaaccTTGCTGAAATTGGATTAGCCCATCAAACAGCTTCTGAG GACCAAACTAGTTATACCAAACCAGAGTTAAGTGAAGAAGAGAAACATAG AGcatcagaaagatacaagaaagCACTGGAACAG CTTATGTATGACAGGGCCAAGAGCACACAGTCAGAGAGAGAACGTGCTGAAGTCAG ACAACAAGCCTTGGAGACAGAGCGCTTACGTGCAGCTAAAATTGCTGCCCTTCCACCACCTAAGGACCCCATTGCG gACCTCTATCTGAGGAAAG GCCAGAAGACTCATGAGCAGAATGTCGACAGCTTCAGTACCACACGGTTCCATTTGCATCCCTCTGTGCATGTGGAGCGGGATTTGGATCCAAATCAG AAAGATGCTGGGCAAGTTGCTTTAGATGAGGAAGAAAGGTTACGAATGCTTTTAGAG GATGCTCAACGAAATAAAGTGGAACAAACTGAGAAGGCTCGACTGCGACACAAACATGCATTGGAAATGTTACAACTGGAGGAA GATCACAAGAAACTGATGGAAGAGCTTGGGCAACTGGAAAGACATGACCGTCAAAGACGACAAGAAGCTGTTGCTAAAATCCCA GTACGCATCTTTCAGCCACCTCACAAACGTTTGGAAGATGCAGAAGACCGACAGAGAGACTTAGAACAAGCGTTTGAAGACATGTATATGATGCAGACAG GTTACACAGGTGATTTGACTGTCGCTCTTGAGCCCCCTGAGAATTTGATGGCAGCAGTATCAGAAGACAGTGCTACCTCAGGTAGTTATAGTCATCGTTTA GCCCCATCTGCCGTTCGTCCAGGGAGGAGACCAGAAAGTGATGGTCATAGGAGTGAACCAGAAAAGGAGACTGAAGAAGCACTCCCTCGAGACAATGTCCCAAAAGCTCAGACTGAAG ATCCATTGAGACGTTTGCTACAGAGGATTGAGAGGCAGCGTGACCAGTGGAAAAGAAGTCAGCTGATAGAAGAACCTCAACCAACAGCAGCTGCATCCACAG ATATTCCTCGCACTTTGCCTTCAACAAAGCCTTCATCAGAAGAGCAAGGATACAG AGTTCCAGAAACCATTCCTTTCTCCACCTCTCCTGAAAGCCTGGCAGAAGCGGAATTATCTGGCGAGGAAGCAGATGGCAGAGAGCATGCTGTCGATGCGGCAGATGAACCACGCCCTGAGGACATGCTCGGACCTGTCGTCAGTGACGCACCCCACCCGCCTATGGACGGCATTAGGACGCTTCTCCATCCCCTGGAAGCTGCCCAGAGGTCGCGCACTACTACGCCCTCGGAAAGAGCA GTTACCCATCAGGAGGCGCTTCTTGAGCAACAAAAACTCAAGTTAAAACTGCAGCAGCAAACCCTCCTACAGCAACAACTGGAACAACAAATTCAGGACTATCAACGGCAGCTAGCTGATATATATGGAACAACTGGGGCACCAGCAGGACCCTTACCGTCACGGACTCTCCGGGCCCCTGATGAGCATATGCCCCTGGAGGAACCATTTCCTAGTGAAGCCCCTTATGAAGGAGTTGCGTCTCTTGAGGACTTT GGACCAAGAAGTGGACAGACCTCTCAGGCACTGCCGACTGTGGTCCCTACCATCACATCACACGAGGGGTCCCCACTGATGTCGGACGTTCTTGAGTCATCAACCCTCAGCAGTGCAACATCGAATGAAGCGGAAGCTGCTCTTCCTTCAGAATTTGAAAGGACACTGGCAGCGGCCCGAGCTACTGCAGACAGGGCAGCTGAAATGCGTCAAAGGGAGAGGGACGTCTTGCAGGAGCTCAGTCGAGCAGCACTGGAAGATGTGCCATTTAGCAGCCACACCCATTCAGAGAGGGACGCTTCCCCTAGAAGCACTCCGACTCTTCAATCCCAGGAGCTTGTTAACATATCAACTCCTTCCACTCTTTCATTAAGCGTGACCTTGTCTTCTGACCCTAGCGTGACAGCTGCTGCGTCACACACTGTGACATCTCGTTTCTCTGATCATGCTCTTCATTCAAGTTCTCAGCCACGTAGAATTCCTTTCCCTAACGTTGGTGACACAGCCAGCGTTACAGCTACAACATCATTGCTTACGAAGACTTCACAGTATCTCGGGCTTTCTCGAGAGCCTTCGTCAAACATTCGCTCTTTCCCTGTGCTGACTTCGGGATCCGACGTTCAAACTCGTTTCTCAGTTGTTACGCCTTCTTCAGTATCTAGCATTCGAGCAGTAACAGAGCCTTCTCGGATTAATCCATTAACGTTTGCAACTACAAGTCTATCAGGAGGAGCGACAGCAGTTTCACATTCCTCTGCTTCTCAGCTGGCCAGTCCGGTTTATTCCACCGGATATTTGGACTACTATAAGCAAAAAATAGAGGAGGAACGCCAGCTTTTTGAAGCCCAAAGAAAACGAATCCGGCGATACAGTGACAAGTTTAAGAGCTCCTCCTACGAAAGTCCAGGATCTCAAACATATAAGGCCCCAGTGATATCAAACTCAAATGCTTCACAGTCAGAGCCCCATTTAAGCTCGCCATTTTTATCAAACCTGCGGGGTGCTGACGCAGGGGTGCTTGGTTTGgaccaaaacaaagaaaatcaagGCTTAATCGCAAATTCTGTAGGGATAAGAGGACAAGACAGATTACGGGACATTTCTCAGAGACTGAACACATTAGAAAAGACACTGACCACAAATAGCAGTTCAATCGCGGTCACTTCAGCGAACTATACTTCGAAGCCTGGATCTACAAGCGGATGGAGCTACGGGTCCAGTACAGAGTACTTATCGCTTCCACGTAACACTGCTGGTCGACATTTCCTAGGTAGCGCAGGCTCAACGTTGTCTTCTTTGTCAGAGTTGACGGAAATGATGACGAGGTTGACATCTACGAGTGACGAATCTGACGATAAATCCCTCAGGGCCGGAGCCAGAAGTGGTCCATTATCCGTGATGTCAAAAGGGCCCCTGGATGTTGCACATTCGCACGCCCCTAAAGAACCAAGCGCTGAATTTTCCAGTGCTAATGGGCCTGCTGGAATCCTATCAGGGTCACGTTGGACGAGGGGCTCAGATGGAAAACCATGGTATGTGCTGTCACGATCAAGCACCTTGCCTTCTGCGGGAACGTTAGGTAGGGACGCTGTACTCCCTGAGATGGAAGAAGAGGACAATGTTTTTCCAGAGGTCACAGGCTATAAAA GTCCCTTATCAGGTAGCGAAGAGACTGGGTCGACAACAAGTGTGCGCCTTGGCGCGGCTGAAAAACTGGATGATTCATCCTCAGCTAGTGGAGTCAATGTACTGATGTCATCTACG ATATCTTCTGCGTCTAGTGGATCATTAGCAGACTCGCCTAAGGTTAGCGATGTCCAGGGTGATTCTAGCAGCCTCTCTAGCACTGGAAAATAG